The genomic DNA cgcctcgcggcgctggaaTACGGGGTCCTGGTCGCTGAGCGGCGCAGAGGAGCGGAAGCGCGAGCTGAAACCGATCCCAGTATCGCTCAtgggccgccgcgacgacaCCGATGCGGTGTGCGATACatggcacgcggcgcgcatccaGGCGTccctgccgcgccgcctgcgcctcggcaagacGTGGCGGCTGCTCTATTCCCTGGACCAGGATGGCAGCAGCCTCGCAACGCTGTACGACAAGGTAGCACGCGCCATGGACCCCAGGTaccgacgcacgccggtCGGTGGCGAGGCGTGGCTCCGGGGTTCGAGCCAGGCTGCACAGGAggcagcgctcggcggcgcgtcggacCCCGGCATCCGGCATGTgggcagcggcgtcgcgctgtcGGATGCAGGGCTTGTCTTGGCGGTCACGGACGCAAACGGCAATGTATTTGGCGCATTCATCAACGAGCCGCTCAAGGTGGCTTCGCATTACTATGGAAACGGAGAGTGCTTCTTGTGGAAGACGGTACACCGGCGCCTCCCTTGCCCGCCGTCCGAGGCGGGCGGGGACGGGTCGGACGAGCACGATTTGCATCCGGACAAGGCCATCGAGGTGTTCCGGTGGACAGGGCGTAATGACTATGTTGTCCTGTCCGAATCCAACTTTCTCtccgtcggcggcggtgaCGGGCGCTATGGACTCTGGGTGGACGATACCTTGGACCGCGGCCTGTCGGCCAAGTGCCCTGCGTTTAATAATGAGGTGCTTTGCAACTCGATCGAGTCGGATGCCGTACACGCGACAGACTCGAAAGAGGTGCCGACAGGCGACCTCCTTAGCGGGTTTATTAACGAAGCACCCATACCAGAGACGGGCAAGTTTCAAGTCATGGGCGTCGAGGTCTGGGCCGTAGGCATTGATTAGGCAGCGCAAC from Malassezia japonica chromosome 1, complete sequence includes the following:
- the OXR1 gene encoding oxidation resistance protein 1 (COG:L; antiSMASH:Cluster_1; EggNog:ENOG503NZIW; BUSCO:EOG092629U5), translated to MSSQRRHARNESFGEFVTADEDTGNIHVEPAWQHSLEPQASQVEVTELPEPRQHRVLDLREVERKLDAERQKQADRQEESVAMAAAVDPGLSLVAEPVAMQEPPPEPEASTSHASHWSGSLWNKLSSIRAMADLRNLVDEEPHARERRPSVVRRAHTMDAPIAGAPGFDASASRRWNTGSWSLSGAEERKRELKPIPVSLMGRRDDTDAVCDTWHAARIQASLPRRLRLGKTWRLLYSLDQDGSSLATLYDKVARAMDPRYRRTPVGGEAWLRGSSQAAQEAALGGASDPGIRHVGSGVALSDAGLVLAVTDANGNVFGAFINEPLKVASHYYGNGECFLWKTVHRRLPCPPSEAGGDGSDEHDLHPDKAIEVFRWTGRNDYVVLSESNFLSVGGGDGRYGLWVDDTLDRGLSAKCPAFNNEVLCNSIESDAVHATDSKEVPTGDLLSGFINEAPIPETGKFQVMGVEVWAVGID